CCACCTCGAAGTGGGCCTTGGCACTGTCCGACAGGTGATCGAGCATCAGCGGCGCGTCGGCAGTCATCTCACGCACGTGGGGCCGCTTGTCGTCGAGCACCCGCAGCGGGTTGATCTCGGCGCGCCGCCGGGTTTCCTCGTCCAGGTCGAGCTTGAACAGGAAGGCCTGCAACAGCTCCCGGTACGCCGGACGGCAGGTGTCGTCGCCCAACGAGGTGAGCTCCAGGCGGAATCCGTCCAGACCCAGCGACCGGAACCCGGCGTCGGCGATCGCGATCACCTCGGCGTCCAGCGCCGGATCGTCGACCCCGATGGCCTCCACCCCGACCTGCTGCAGCTGGCGGTAGCGTCCGGCCTGCGGTCGCTCATAGCGGAAGAACGGCCCCGAGTAACAGAGCTTGACCGGCAGCGCGCCCCGGTCCAGCCGATGCTGGATCACCGCGCGGATCACTCCGGCGGTGCCCTCGGGCCGCAGGGTCACCGAACGATCACCCCGGTCGGCGAACGTGTACATCTCCTTGGACACCACATCGGTGGACTCCCCCACCCCGCGGGCGAACAGCGCGGTGTCCTCGAATATCGGCAGCTCGATGTCGCCGTACCCCGCCCGCCGCGCCGCGGTCAGCAGTCCGTCCCGAACCGCCACGAACTGCGCCGACTCCGGCGGTAGGTAGTCAGGCACGCCCTTGGGCGCCTGGAATGCAGATGTCACAGAGTCAAACCTTCGAGAAACGGGTTGGTGCGGCGTTCGTGCCCGATGGTCGTGCGCGGGCCGTGTCCTGGTAATACCACGGTGTCGTCGTCGAGTACCAACAGCTTTGTCACGATCGAGGTGAGCAGGTCACGTCCGCTGCCGCCGGGCAGGTCGGTGCGGCCCACCGAGGACCGGAACAGCGTATCGCCCGTGAACACCGTGTCGGCGCCGGAGCCCGGGAAGGTGTCCTCCCCGGCGACCCGGAACACCACCGATCCCCTCGTGTGTCCCGGCGTGTGGTCGACGGTCACCGACACGCCGCCGAAGTCGAGGGTCTGGCCGTCACGGTCCAGCTCGACCAGCTGTTTGGGCTCGGAGAACAGCACACCGAACGCCAGCTGGGCCAGCCGGGGCCCGAATCCCTTGATCGGATCGGTCAGCATGAACCGGTCCTCGGGGTGGATGTACACCGGGCAGCCGTAGGTGTCGGCCACCTTCTGGGCCGACCACATGTGATCGACGTGACCGTGCGTCAGCAGGACCGCCGCCGGCGTCAGGCGGTTCTCGTCGAGAATGCGGCGCAGGCGGTCGGTGGCCCGCTGGCCCGGGTCGACCACCACCGCGTCGGCCCCTGGCCGCTCAGCCAGCACGTAGCAGTTGCATGCCAGCATCCCGGCCGGAAATCCGGTAATGAACACGGCCCCAGTTTCCCACGGCCGCGCCGCCACCTGCGGTTCCCGCGGGTCGCAGACCCTGAGTCCAGGTCGGCCTGGCAGACTCGTCACCAATCCCGACCGCTCACAAGGAGGACTGCTGCGGTGCCGACCAACCAAGAACGGCGTGAGACGGCCAAGCGCAAGCTGGAGGAACAGCTGGAGCGCCGTGCCGCCCAGGAACGCAAGCGACGCATCGTGACCATCGCCGGCACCGTCGTCGGGGCCATCGTCGTCATCGGCGCCGTCGTGGCCACGTTCGTGTTCACCAGCAAGGACTCGGGCAGCACCACCGCCTCGGCGGAGACCACCACCGCGACGTCGGGGGCGCCTGTCCAGCCCACCGCCGACGGGCAGCTGCCGGCCTTCGCCGCACCCGCCGACCTCGGCGCCAATTGCCAGTACCCGGCCGCGGCCGCTGCCAGCAAGCAGAACACCCCGCCGCACACCGGCAAGGTCCCGACCGACCCGGCCACCGTCAGCGTCAGCATGGTGACCACGCAGGGCAACATCGGGCTCCAGCTCGACAACGGCAAGGCCCCGTGCACGGTGAACAGCTTCGCGAGCCTGGCCGGGCAGAACTACTTCAACGACACCCCGTGCCACCGCCTGACCACGGGCGGTCTGTCGGTGCTGCAGTGCGGTGACCCGACCGGCCAGGGCACGGGCGGCCCCGGCTACCAGTTCGCCAACGAATACCCGACCAACCAGTTCCAGCCGGACGACCCGGCGCTGCAGAAGCCGGTGGTGTACCCGCGCGGCACGCTGGCCATGGCCAATGCCGGACCGAACACCAACGGCAGCCAGTTCTTCCTGGTGTACCAGGACTCGCAGCTGCCTCCGAACTACACCGTGTTCGGCAAGATCGACGACACCGGCCTGGCCACGCTCGACAAGATCGCCGCGGCCGGTGTCGCCGGCGGCGGACCGGACGGCAAGCCGGCACTCGATGTCCAGCTGAAGTCCGTGGCCCTGGACTAGGGCGGGAGCCATTTGACTGTCCCGCCCCCGTACGGCGGCTACCCGGTGGGATATCCGGCTGGGTATCCCCCGTCTGCCCGCACCAACGGCATGGCGGTCGCGGCACTGGTGTGCTCGGTCCTGTTCGCACCGCTTGGCA
Above is a window of Mycolicibacterium boenickei DNA encoding:
- a CDS encoding peptidylprolyl isomerase gives rise to the protein MPTNQERRETAKRKLEEQLERRAAQERKRRIVTIAGTVVGAIVVIGAVVATFVFTSKDSGSTTASAETTTATSGAPVQPTADGQLPAFAAPADLGANCQYPAAAAASKQNTPPHTGKVPTDPATVSVSMVTTQGNIGLQLDNGKAPCTVNSFASLAGQNYFNDTPCHRLTTGGLSVLQCGDPTGQGTGGPGYQFANEYPTNQFQPDDPALQKPVVYPRGTLAMANAGPNTNGSQFFLVYQDSQLPPNYTVFGKIDDTGLATLDKIAAAGVAGGGPDGKPALDVQLKSVALD
- the hisS gene encoding histidine--tRNA ligase, which gives rise to MTSAFQAPKGVPDYLPPESAQFVAVRDGLLTAARRAGYGDIELPIFEDTALFARGVGESTDVVSKEMYTFADRGDRSVTLRPEGTAGVIRAVIQHRLDRGALPVKLCYSGPFFRYERPQAGRYRQLQQVGVEAIGVDDPALDAEVIAIADAGFRSLGLDGFRLELTSLGDDTCRPAYRELLQAFLFKLDLDEETRRRAEINPLRVLDDKRPHVREMTADAPLMLDHLSDSAKAHFEVVQAHLDALGVPYVINPRMVRGLDYYTKTTFEFVHDGLGAQSGIGGGGRYDGLMSQLGGQDVSGIGFGLGVDRTLLALQAEGKSVTGVGGVEVFGVPLGDAAKLELAKLAARLRAGGVRVDLAYGDRGLKGAMKAADRSGAKYALVAGDRDIEAGTVGLKDLATGEQVDVAADSVVAEVLSRLAG
- a CDS encoding MBL fold metallo-hydrolase; the encoded protein is MFITGFPAGMLACNCYVLAERPGADAVVVDPGQRATDRLRRILDENRLTPAAVLLTHGHVDHMWSAQKVADTYGCPVYIHPEDRFMLTDPIKGFGPRLAQLAFGVLFSEPKQLVELDRDGQTLDFGGVSVTVDHTPGHTRGSVVFRVAGEDTFPGSGADTVFTGDTLFRSSVGRTDLPGGSGRDLLTSIVTKLLVLDDDTVVLPGHGPRTTIGHERRTNPFLEGLTL